The following proteins come from a genomic window of Candidatus Bathyarchaeia archaeon:
- a CDS encoding CBS domain-containing protein: MMLKIEDIMVETVITVEATATVMKAVKLMNENEIGCLVVTKKGRAVGIITERDLLKRVIGKSKNPTRTKVQDIMTKPLIAGYSDMDLEDATRLMFEKKIKKLPVVDHGRLRGLITLTDVARFQPQMIKILKKLSDHVSAPQRMKKVMNYYVC; the protein is encoded by the coding sequence ATGATGCTGAAAATTGAGGACATCATGGTTGAAACCGTAATCACAGTCGAAGCCACTGCAACAGTTATGAAAGCTGTTAAACTCATGAACGAGAATGAAATCGGGTGCCTTGTGGTGACAAAAAAAGGAAGAGCCGTGGGCATAATTACTGAACGCGATTTGCTTAAGCGGGTCATAGGTAAATCTAAGAACCCAACTAGGACCAAGGTGCAGGATATTATGACGAAGCCGCTTATCGCTGGCTATTCTGACATGGATTTGGAAGATGCCACGCGATTGATGTTTGAAAAGAAGATCAAGAAACTGCCGGTGGTTGATCACGGTCGACTAAGGGGTTTGATTACCCTTACAGATGTTGCCCGATTTCAGCCTCAGATGATAAAGATATTGAAAAAGCTGTCAGATCACGTGTCTGCGCCGCAACGTATGAAGAAAGTCATGAACTACTACGTGTGCTAG